From Cucumis melo cultivar AY chromosome 1, USDA_Cmelo_AY_1.0, whole genome shotgun sequence, a single genomic window includes:
- the LOC103499826 gene encoding BRAP2 RING ZnF UBP domain-containing protein 2 codes for MPTTSTTALDVPATSDEGFRAPKSSLASGDPSVSSSTSSSSISGSTQAFHFSSGNPRIEEIRGVVHLFRDDSSSSSSTSSSALPVERKPLVCVLGVPNHMTYADFCQFCGSFIHEILEMRVVRGDGMEDSYSILIRFRSQDSADNFYKHLNEKRYSSLEAEVCHLLFMVDVQYTASIEHAQASPASSTEQPTCPVCLDRLDQETSGILTTICNHSFHCSCISKWSDSSCPVCRYCQQQPEKSVCFICQTSENLWICVICGFVGCGRYKEGHAIVHWKDTQHCYSLELETQRVWDYAGDNYVHRLIQSKTDGKLVELNSYCAHANDGCMSCGGLDAATSEALLNSRVELIVNEYNELLTGQLENQKLYFESLLLEVKEETEREISRAIEKTINQKLQKLQAKLDKCIKEKKFLDDLNENLLKNQEIWKTKIHEMEEREKKTVEAKDYKIQDLEAQLGELMALLETGQQMEQLSVTSEAREASILPLSPEPSSKNNGKGSSKSNNKKKS; via the exons ATGCCAACTACCTCCACCACCGCACTCGACGTACCCGCAACCTCCGATGAAGGGTTCCGGGCTCCGAAATCGTCACTGGCTTCAGGTGATCCCAGCGTTTCTTCTTCCACTTCATCCTCCTCCATTTCTGGTTCGACACAGGCCTTTCATTTCTCCTCTGGAAACCCCAGAATCGAAGAAATCAGAGGTGTCGTACATCTATTCCGAGATGACTCTTCCTCCTCATCCTCGACATCATCTTCTGCTCTCCCT GTTGAGAGGAAGCCTCTTGTTTGCGTACTTGGAGTGCCAAATCATATGACTTATGCTGACTTTTGCCAGTTTTGTGGTTCTTTCATTCATGAAATTTTGGAAATGCGGGTTGTCAG AGGCGATGGGATGGAGGACAGTTACAGCATATTAATCAGATTTCGGAGTCAGGATTCAGCCGATAACTTCTACAAGCATTTAAATGAGAAGCGTTACTCATCTCTGGAG GCAGAAGTTTGTCACCTGCTTTTCATGGTTGATGTTCAGTACACAGCCTCAATCGAGCATGCACAAGCATCCCCTGCCAGTTCAACTGAGCAGCCAACATGTCCAGTTTGTTTGG ATAGATTAGACCAAGAGACGAGTGGAATTCTAACTACTATCTGCAATCATTCCTTCCATTGTTCATGTATATCAAAATGGAGTGATTCCTCTTGTCCG GTGTGTCGATATTGTCAGCAGCAGCCTGAGAAATCAGTATGCTTTATTTGTCAGACTTCCGAAAACCTGTGGATTTGTGTTATCTGCGGCTTTGTTGGCTGTGGCAG ATATAAAGAAGGGCATGCTATTGTACATTGGAAAGATACGCAGCACTGTTATTCACTTGAGTTAGAAACTCAACGTGTATGGGATTATGCAGGAGATAACTATGTCCATCGTTTGATCCAATCCAAAACGGATGGAAAATTGGTTGAGTTGAATTCATATTGTGCTCATGCTAATGATGGGTGCATGAGTTGTGGTGGTCTAGATGCTGCAACTAGTGAGGCTCTTTTGAACAGTAGAGTTGAACTT ATTGTCAACGAATACAATGAACTGCTTACTGGTCAACTCGAGAACCAAAAGCTA TATTTTGAGTCGCTGCTGCTAGAAGTCAAAGAAGAAACTGAAAGAGAAATATCTAGAGCTATTGAGAAGACCATCAATCAAAAACTGCAGAAGCTGCAAGCTAAGCTGGATAAGTGcatcaaggaaaaaaaatttctaGATGAT CTGAATGAGAATCTCTTGAAGAACCAGGAGATATGGAAAACAAAGATCCATGAaatggaagaaag GGAAAAGAAAACCGTAGAAGCAAAGGACTACAAAATACAGGATTTAGAAGCGCAG CTTGGAGAACTTATGGCACTCCTAGAAACTGGCCAGCAGATGGAGCAGCTATCAGTAACAAGTGAAGCAAGAGAAGCCAGTATTCTACCATTATCACCAGAGCCATCTTCTAAGAACAATGGGAAAGGAAGCTCCAAGTCCAACAACAAGAAAAAAAGCTAA